Genomic segment of Bicyclus anynana chromosome 7, ilBicAnyn1.1, whole genome shotgun sequence:
GGGAGTTGCGAGGGGGCGGCAAGCGCTCTTGAAAAAGTATGTTCATTTAGCTATTaacttgaaattaatattgttaggaGAAGGTAGTCGGATCAAATGCGCCAGGCTATCATATGTGGTTTTAAAATCGCAAGGTCAGAGTAAAGATAGGGTTTACGACGCCTTAAGTGATATTAAAACATTGATTAATgttaatctataatattataaagctgaagagtttgtgtttgtttgaactcgctaatctcaggaactactagtccgatttgaaaaattatttcaatgttagatatcccatttatcgaggaaagttttaggtatattttatccccgtattcctacggtaacagGAACCATGCAGGTGAAACTgagcggcgtctactagtcaccctataaaattaacatcaaatcaataacaaccgcattttttgTATTCCATAAAGCCTATTGTTAACGATAATCACAATATCAACTGGGCAATATCCGTtaactacctactgtatgatatccacgaagggttatcAGTAGCCACAGATTTAGTATTTATAAtagcaagtatttttttatgatatttttgtttttgattcaATTTGAGGCATCTATGGAATCTCTGTTTGATGCGATTAGTATTTATAAtagcaagtatttttttatgatatttttgtttttgattcaATTTGAGGCATCTATGGAATctctgtttgatgcgatgcacaTGTGGCTCATTGTGGAAAATTTTAACAATCAATGGAACATTCAAGAAGTATTAGAAGGTTTGAATCTGAGTGTAGATGCTGACTTGGTTTTGGCTTCAAACgtaggtaaatatatattttcaattatatattattctatattatattttgtgcaTAAATCCATATCTCTAATAATGTtctaaagagataaagtttgaaTGTTTGTGAGGTAGGGGTTTATCTCTAGGTCTACTAAATTGATttcgaaaaatcttttaccaatagaaagtcaacTTATTTGCTTCGATCACAGTAATAACATTGGTCGaaggttatttgtgagtgttaaaggctatattttgtccccgtaatCCCACAAAAACGGTAGCTGCGCTGATGACGATTGGTTTGACAGCCGGTAAaattgatcgtgtattggttgcgaccaacacacgatcagttttatcggactgacattacataatatttaaacatgGTATCTTAGCCTCTTAATATTGTGTGCGTGATTGATATGATTGATATGATTTACAGTTTCACAGCTTCTTTTCATATTGTAGGCAGCCGCTTTGTTCTAACGGATATATTTAACTTCGGGAATATTCAGGGCAACAAGCTAGAGAAGAAAGTTATTGGAGAATGGGATATTGAAAAAGGTATTCATGACACAGCCTAGACAAAACATCTAAATTAACTAAGAGTAACGCTTGGGCCATGACCACGTCGTCATACTCTCGCTTTACTAGCTAAACATCTACTGCGACATTTGTTAGCGTCAAAATTTTGCAGTAGCTACATATTGCTATATAGCATTGCCCCGTGCTCAAGCATTGTCATATTGGTATTGTCATAACATgaagcctcatgtgcctgtaggAATATCAATCACAACCACTGACATGACACTTTGGAACGTAACATATCAATCCTTGGCGACAAAATAAGCATTGTGACCTAAATTCTCCGGACGAGGTCTGTTAAAGTAGTCAGTTCATGTACCTGGCTACACGAGCTAGCTACTTAAATAGAGATCGTCCTAAGCAGTGTAGCATATTGTGGCTTGAAGctgataatattagtagggcttgtagtctatatatAATTGCACATCGAACCACTCAAGTTTCATACAAGCCTGTACTTAATAAACATCACCTCGAATTAATGCGCAGTTTCATGATCTTTGTTATTAAACACTCTATTCGACGCTTGACGCTGCCGCTCATAACGTAGGACGAGAGTCCGCAACTCATGGCTCAGATTAACTTTTAAGAACTTGCAAAGTGATATAATGAGTATTTGAAGATGTAATTCTAAATTTCAGGTTTAAGTGTTTCTCGGAACAGCTTCAAATATTACGATCGCTGGGATTTCAACAACTTGACGCTACGAGCAATAACTGTGGTGGGTACACAATAATGAAAacggtatttaatttatttgacgtactcgtaaatatttagctgataaattatttcttaaagcgttcaatttcaataataaattatttgtttcttttaaaagaatatttgtttaatctttaaaatatgCCCGATAGCCCAATTAGAGGGAAAATATTGTTCTAAAAGTGGGTCCGAAAATAGTCCAGTGGACGGAGTCCAAACCGACTACCTCTCGGTATCGTGTCCAGcccttttaacattttttactaGATTACGCGCATAATAAATAATGCGCGTTCGGCCACGCGCTTAATCGGAACTAATCCAAAGTGCCACAATCTTGGCGtgtatctctatctatctcttggcgggtaaaagagatagCTGGCAATATAATTGCACCCCCAGTCGCGCGTAGACTTATTGTGCGCGCACTCTATTGCGGATTCAATTTATTTGAAAGGTACGGTCTTTATTATAACTACCCACACTTAAGTTTATACTGACGCCGTCGCGCGCTGAGTCACAGTCGTACAGCAGATTCTGACGCAAGTGGACGTGTTTCTTATATCAGGCTTATAACCGAGTCACTGAGacaaatgtgacattttttttatattttatatttttagattttggaCCAACCAAAAGTATTTAAGCCTGAAATGTTAGCGGATCCTGGCTACACACCGGGCGTCTCTGTGATGACTAAAATTACTACTCAGCTACTATGGACGCTCAAGGATGAGCATAATTTCAGGtacctaaatattaaaaaaatatcactcttcaatatttatattaaaattgataaacTTGTTTCTAGATTCAACTATACTATTGCTGGAAGGTGGATTGGTTCACCGGAAAGAAATTCAACTCTGGTAAGTTCTGTTTCCTAGTTACCTGCTACTTATTGTCCtggatattgttatttttttaagtttttaagcgTTCAAGTGTCTATAAAAACATAGTCAGCGTTTTCTGTGttctgtaaataatataatttgtatgcAGGCGGTGACCAACTCGCTGTACTGGCGCCAGCAAGACGTGTCGTGCACATGCGCCAGAATATTCCCCCACTGGCTGGACTGGGTTGATGTGTTCCTGCCGCCGGCTACTCAACTACAGTTAATACTTtcctttatttattgaaaatgagACAAATAGAAacgtaggtccaatttcgagaaagagttgattcgctgcccagccgagctagATTCGGCGTTCGGAAAACTCcacgacatcttttcgtccaaaattcctcaatgcttgaagacgaaagtcttcgaacagtgcgtgttgccagtgatgatctacggatctgagacttggtcgctgactgtgggccttattagaaggctcaaagtgactcagcgggcgatggagcgagctatgcttggagtttctttgcgtgatcgattcaggaatgaggagatccgcagacgaaccaaagtcatagtcatactgacatagctcagcgagtcacaaagctgaaatggcaataggagggccacatagttcgtagagccgatagacgttggggtctcaaggtgctggaatggcaaccccgcaccggaaagcgcagtattggttggccccccactaggtggaccgaggatatcaagcgggttgcagggagccgctggatgctggcggctcgagactgttgtgcttggagcTCCATGTAAGAAacctatgtccagcggtggatGTCTATCGATTGATAAGGTATAGATCTTGTGAGGTcatacaataaatttattttagccTCAAACGacaaaaaatatggaaaatttgTACGAAGCACTTTAAAGAACagaaaattacacaaaaatctTATTAACATTTACacttattgattttatatactatttatgactagcgggcgcccacgaattcgtccgcctttagatctccttaatccggccctatcacaaaatccgttcttagcagacgtttactgtctataaactacctccctgcccatttttgtacgtcaagcggttttcgaggtttcgaaatgaataaatgacattttgcatttatatattaagattttagagcctcaatagctcaacggtaagagggGTCGatctcatcatcgaggggttgtggttcgatccccgccctgatggtctattgttgtacccactcctaatacagtcttgtCCGACTAGTACGACTAGTAGGGAATAAAAATACTggtcatttttaaaagatatggcaaatattaaaaataaataactacccTCTGATAGccaaggttttatttatttaattcaattcacAGAACGAAGTTCTATTACCTTATTTTGGATAAGGGAGTTGGTGATTATGAAAACCGTTTCCTAACTCCTCTATCTCCTGGCGTGTGGTGGTGGACCATAGCGTCGTGTGTGGCTTTCACCCTGGTCTTGGCATTTACCGCCGTGCTAGAAGAGAGGACGGAGCCAGGGCTATACGCTGCGTTTAGCGTTTTCGCTATAATCTGCCAACAAGGTaggtaaaaacaaatttatatatgtaactatcatccgcgaaaagccgacgaacccatgcgacaacgtcacccaggtaagacaaaatactctctacgtacgttacgtaaagagtattttgtcggacctgggtgacgttgtcgcatgggttcgtcggcttcttgtggatgatagcaaaataattaaatcattatataatcatttatAAAAGAAGCCTAAACTTCTCTAGAattgcagctagttctatattcaATCTAAGTTGCTCTAGTCTAGTCTCAAATTTGGCTAAGCAGGAAGAACAAAACTAGCAAAGAAGGGGaatgttaatcgattgtcaagaaATTCTGTAACCCTAcacccattggtcacaagtccagggtgTATTTAGGAAAATATTCAGAGTTTTTCTCTCCGCCACACGATGAATCCACCATGAAAGATCTTTTATCACCAATTCTGAgcacttattattttttattcaattactgCCTTTAATGTTGTATCTATTATAATGTCAGAAAAGAGTGTGCttactatttttaaatacaattttgagaacttattattttttattcaattactaTTTTTGGgctcattataaataaaaaacttttagtAATGTTAGAAAACTTCTAACGAGACTAATTTAGctttttaaacattttctaTATAGATCATTATAAACATACCTACAGAATAAGTCGACCAAGGTCATTGTCTAAAATACATCAACATTTCATGTTACGCAAAATTTTAAAGACAGCTTTTTTATTTCAGCCTATGAAGATGGAATAAATTTGTTTGATGAGATTTCTTCTAGTCAAGGTAAGATTAAAGTGTAATCATTATTAGCTTAGTTAAACAGCTCACTTCTGGGCCAGGTCCACCTCCTTACAGGAAAGGACAaatggagcttaggcccaccatgCCGATGCCGTTTTCACTCACTgtctgattttaatgataatgagcgGGACCAACGGTTTAATGTGCTTTCCAAAGCACGGGatcgtcatcatatcatcattatatcagccgatggacgtccactgcaggacacaggccatttatagggacttcaaaacatcacgatactgagccacctgcatccatcgaatccctgcgactcgcttgatgtcgtcagtccacctggtgggggtgcGCTTActaggtgggcctgaaaatgaacatggccaaaacgaaaataatgtctaatgctcatgtatcgctccacccagttatagttgagaacgctgcactcgcaaatgtagacgaatacatatatctAGGACAGAAGGATTCACGGGATCGTAACACCACCGAATTCCTCTCTCCAGTCTGAGAATTTTACTGACAATTTCTAAGCCCAGCTATAAACTTACAGCGATCGAGCTGTGGCGTGAAGTGTGGAGGCCGTTCGCGGCGTTTACGTTCACACTTCGCGACGTTCTTTTGCGTGATTCGCAGCACTATGGGAATACTCTTCCTGTAGCATATTTTCCGTGGAGAGCCTGGTCGCTGCTTCTCCATGGCTGGCAGTCAATTTTATATCCTGAGCTCCGGAAAACTCAGGACGCCGGTCGCTACGCGGGTCACAAGGCAAACACTCATATCTTTTGTTTTCGTCTTTGCTACTCATGGCTAAATTAGCGCAGTGGTGTCCTGTTGCCTTCTGCGCTAGATATTTAAGAATATATTTGGGAACCCAAGGTCACTACAATTTCTTCTGACCAGTTGTCTGATACCTGATCAGACAACTGATGGCTATACCACCATTAATCGGTCATATTAGCCAGTCTTTGGCTACTTATTAGCCAGTCTTTAGCTGATAACTGTTATGTTATTTGTTTAGGTCGTCGAATGATTTTGCTGGTGGTGGGTTTGATGAGCATGCTGCTCTACAACTACTACACAAGCAGCGTGGTCTCCTGGCTGCTCAACGCGGCGGCTCCAACGCTGGCTGACATGGACGCTCTCATCAACACAGATCTCGAGCTGGTGTTTGAGGACATTGGGTACACCAGGGGATGGTTGGACGTAAGTTTACACCACCTtcaatatgggtattttcaagtcaagagtgaatacgcatcttctagacaagcgcggTCCACCATAGCTTTCCATCAGGTGTGATGGTGGTAagtatgatgcaatctaagatggaaacgggctaacttgataggaggagaataaaaatccacacccttttcgatttccacatgacatcgtaccgaaacgcttcCCTTCCCGATCCCTTGTcgctacgtctttgctggtagggtggtaactagccacggccgaagcaccCCTACAACCAGAGCTGTACCAATCACAAAAACCTCAACGCCGCGGAAGTCGTCGAATTTTGGTACACTCTAAAGCTGCAAAAGCTTGGAGTGGGCTTAAGATCCCTATCCACTTTTCTAGGAGGCTTAACCTGAAACGGTTCTTTACGATATGctaataatgatggtgatgagaTGTATATGAAATTGTCTTCCTGGTGAAAAAGTAGACTTAATAGTTTTGACAGATATCGTAGCAGACACAGaaggttttgtttgtttgtagaatCCAGGATTCTTTTACTACAGTGGCTTCAAAAACCCGAAAGAAGACATCTTGAGGACCAAGAAGGTAGTAAAGGCGAAACGTACGACGGCACTACTGCAGCCCGTTACTACTGGAATAGACCTTATCCGCTCTGGCAgtaaggaatattttttttaaatatttgccatattttttttataatatgaccaatattcccaagcccctccaactagtcgggaaagactgtgctaggagtgggtacgacaatagaccaacggggcgtctcctctcagaacgagagggtttaagccaaatagtccaccacgctggcccaatgcggattggcagacttgacacacgcagagaattaggaaaattctctggtatacaggtttcctcacgatgttttccttcaccgtttgagacacgtgatatttaatttcttaaaatgcacacaactgaaaagttggacgtgcatgccccggaccggattcgagcctacaccctccggaatcgtacgcagaggtcatatccactggactaacaCGCCTCTCACTCTCTCACTGTTTgatctagtatttttttttaatttgttagtgTGTCCAAGTGATTAGTCACAAgcactttaattttaactatgggcctgataagaaggctcagagtcacacagcgggcgatggaacgagctatgttaggagtatctctgcgtgatcgaatcagaaatgaggagatccgcagaagaaccaaagtcactgacatagctcaacgagttgcgaagctgaagtggcaatgggcggggcacatagttcgaagagccgatggacgttggggtcccaaagtgctggaatggcgaccccgcactagtaagcgcagtgttggccgaccccccaccaggtggactgacgacatcaagcgagtcgcagggattcgctggatggagatggctcagtatcgtgatgtttggaagtccctacaaaaggcctatgtcctgcagtggacgtccatcggctgatatgatgatgatgatgatgactttaatTTTCAGAATACGCGTACCACACGGAACCGTACACAGCCTACCAAGTAATATCCAAGAAGTTCCGAGATAAGGAGCTGTGTGAGCTGGGCTCGCTGCAGATGATGCCGCCAGCAAACGTGTACATCATGGCACAGAAGCGTAGCCCATACAAACAATTCTTCGTTTGGAGGTAAATGATATTCTGGCAGTTATATTAAACTAAAAGTACATAAAAGTcaagtcaagcttcgctttgacttttatgcacttcttccatacccttacctaccctagtccaaccctacacctaccctaccctacccataccctaccctacccataccctagcctaccctacgcctaccctaaccccaccctacccctacccctaccctactcccaccctacccctaccctatacatattaaaattcaaatgattgcgaatcgtttgtatgggactataattttttttttagtctttttaaatttttctcgccgtaaaaactatcctagaacttcaacgaacatttttaaaaaataattgcccAAATTTATCTAAGCGTTGTTATTTTGCGagtcatttttatattatagaaaagtaaatgtttgatttttttgtttgtttgttacgaaacCGATATTTggatttcaattttgtttacaCCAATGGAGTTGTGTTACTCgatgataatgtagcttacATTATCATCGAGTAACACAGGCTTTATTACTGTAAAGTACAGTAACTTATTCTTACTGGAATGGGAACTTCACGGGTGAAACGCACGGGTGTCTGCTATTGAACTAGATTCTTCGTTGGACTGCCTATGAATTATTAGATTTCCTTGCTTTCGAAAATTCTCAGTTGGTTTTCGGTGCTGGGAAGGTGGTGGTGTGCCACGCAGAGCAAGTTAAGCTACCTTTActaaagttagttagttaattatttttcaattttagtcTGCCTGTCTTCTATCTTTTTGATCGAGCTTTGAAATAGCGGAACCGATTTATTGACGAATAGCTGATACTGTAAGAAGTAACTTGgtaatataaattactagttaacgccgcgtggtttcacccgcgtggttcccgtacccataggagtatggggataatatatagcctatagccttcctcgataaatgggctatttaacactgaaataattttacaaatcggacttgtgttcctgagattagcgcgttcaatcaaacaaacaaactcttcagctttttatgttagtatctatactaatattataaagctgaaaagtttgtttgtttgtttgtttgattgaacgcgctaatctcaggatctttcagtgttagatagcccatttatcgaggaatgctataggctatattttatccccgtattcttcgggaacgggaaccacgcgggtgaaaccgcgcggcgtctactagtaaataaataaaacttaactttCAACAGTCTCATGCGGCTAAACGAACGAGGGCACGTCTCGGCAGCGCGCGCTCGCGCAAGCGGTTTCACTCCGAGATGCTCAGGGCAGACGCCGCGAGCGCTGGCGCTCGGGCAAGCGGCGCCCGCTTTCGCCATACTCGCTCAAGTCGGACTATTCTCACTGCTCATTTTAGCTTGTGAAGTTATTTATCAcaggtatattaattattatttcatttaccGCTTGAAGTTGTGAGACTTTTTAAGAAGCTTATTTATTACTAGGCTAAAGCAAAGTGAAACCACCTAACTGTTTTGTTTtgcttagagccgtgatagcccagtggataagacctctgacttcgattcgaagggtgtgtatccggtccgggggatgcacctccaacttttcagttttttgcattttatgaaattaaatatcacgtgtctcaaacgatgaaggaaaaacatcttgaggaaacctgcatacctgacaattttcttaattatctacgtgtaattttcttaattattttccaatacgcattgggtcagcgtggtggactattgccctaacccctctcactctaagaggagactcgtgttcaacagtgagcccaaAATGGGtgactaaaaaaatatgttttgtttgGTCTTCGCGTCGTTGCCACTAAAACTCctgttaaaatcggtttagctgtTCCAGAGTTAAGCCAAGACAAGCAGACAAGCAgccagacaaaaattttaaaaaagcttgtttgtgttttggtatcgtgcAAATTgcaagtcgtcgtcatcaacccatattcggctcactgctgagctggagtctcctctcagaatgagacgggttatgccaatagaccaccacgctggcacaatgcggattggcagacttcacccacgcagtgaattctctggtttgcaggtgtcctcacgatgttttccttcaccgtttgtgacacgtgatatttaatttcttaaattgcacacaactgaaaagttagaggtgcatgccccggactgaattcgaacccacactccccggaatcggaggcacaggtcatatccacagggctatcatggCTTTTCAAAAAAACTGTAAACACTTGAggaaacacagttattttgatatcacagacagaccattaaattttatttatatgtacgtATTGATTGTTTCCCTTCTCAGGATTCAACGTAGAAAGAAGAACAAGGCATTCAACCATGGCGCATCTATAAGAGGGAACAATTCCGAcggagtttaaaaataaaaggagaAATCTCAGCATTAGTAGAACTTAGAAGTCCgtagtttaaaaatttgtttgtattaaaataaatgtatcagCTAATTTTCTTTTGCAATAAACCAGCTTGAAAGTGAATTAgacaactttattttaaaatgtagagCCGCGACAATCTATCCCAACATATGgagttagataataattatttaattgttctaaaattgtaaagaaaacaTACtcttgtagattttttttatgaagatATTTTATACATCTCAAAACACTCTCTGGCTAATTTAATTGTCTATTAAATGACTGCGTTATTAACTCATTCATCAAGACAgagctaatattattaaactgaaaattgtaatataagtttatttaatgAAGCAATCACCAAAcgatgattataaaaaaaatttaagtatatttttattatagaaaattagtaagtttttaagaaattaatattgcgtgtttcaaacggtgaaggaaaaaacatcgtgaggaaaccttcatacctgagaattttcttaaatctctgcatctgtgaagtctgccaatccgcattgggccagcatggtggactaaggaaTAACCCCTGtcattttgaaaggagactcgtgctcaacagtgaaccgaatatgactttataatgaagatgatgatgagtttgTTTCCAGATAATTGTTTTAGAAACCCTGATAGTCATTTGGCTTGACTGCGCTTTTAAACCGTTGTGTAGTGAGGCTCGGTGTAGTTCAAGTTTtatcatatatttataataaagcgCGGTGTATCACCAGCCGCCTTCTGTTGTTTAAAAATGCAACATAGCACATTCCATTGATGTGATGACCATTTTACTTAAGAGAGAATACATCGTACCTTCCACAAACCAAGTCGTGTTTAATTAATATCCTGTAaaacctacaaaaggcctagaGCCCCACATTTCATGGCGACCCTGCCTTATAGATAAAAAGATTTCGATGAATTGAGATTCTTCTTTTCTTGAAGCCGGTTGAAAAGGTTTGCTACTGAACCGACAAGTTGATCTTATATCTATATCGTGTGTATCATCCCTTATATccttatttatgaatatttataggCTTTCCGAAACCTAAAGCTGTATGCATAAAGAAGTAAGTCGCCCAGCAAACAACCCTATCGGGAAAGGTCTGCACTTacacgcgccgccgcccgcgtcTGATCTAATCACTGATTCCTCTTATATTCGCTTTACATAAAAAACTGGACAAGTGTGAGTCGGGTTTACCCAGCGAGTACGTTTTTCGTCATGATTAAAAGTACTTAATCAATGATTAAGGTTGAACAATTACCTTGATCATTGATTAAGTACTttaaatcgtcatcatcatcattatcaacccatattcggctcactgctgaactcgagtctcctcttctctggtatgcatgtttcctcacgatgtactttaaataatttatatgattTAAGTGCAAATGCTTTTCAGATTTGCTATGCTCGCCCATATGGTGGTGTTTATGGTCATAATGCTAGGGCACactaaaagagaaaaataaaatcttttttactaaatttaaccgatttcaaaggttcatcagccgatggagttccactgctggacacagacctcttgcatggactacct
This window contains:
- the LOC112049455 gene encoding ionotropic receptor 75a-like codes for the protein MAHVKRKDLSEHKKTIKGKTVGGLLNAVDIRKSKSIDIFKKSVRKESSIVAANYFESKSVRFVCYLGCGSGYENKELSLQFIRKGIRFSMLLIDANGTDKLEAILRQWTTPIGVLLEGSCEGAASALEKASMESLFDAMHMWLIVENFNNQWNIQEVLEGLNLSVDADLVLASNVGSRFVLTDIFNFGNIQGNKLEKKVIGEWDIEKGLSVSRNSFKYYDRWDFNNLTLRAITVILDQPKVFKPEMLADPGYTPGVSVMTKITTQLLWTLKDEHNFRFNYTIAGRWIGSPERNSTLAVTNSLYWRQQDVSCTCARIFPHWLDWVDVFLPPATQLQTKFYYLILDKGVGDYENRFLTPLSPGVWWWTIASCVAFTLVLAFTAVLEERTEPGLYAAFSVFAIICQQAYEDGINLFDEISSSQGRRMILLVVGLMSMLLYNYYTSSVVSWLLNAAAPTLADMDALINTDLELVFEDIGYTRGWLDNPGFFYYSGFKNPKEDILRTKKVVKAKRTTALLQPVTTGIDLIRSGKYAYHTEPYTAYQVISKKFRDKELCELGSLQMMPPANVYIMAQKRSPYKQFFVWSLMRLNERGHVSAARARASGFTPRCSGQTPRALALGQAAPAFAILAQVGLFSLLILACEVIYHRIQRRKKNKAFNHGASIRGNNSDGV